The following are encoded together in the Nocardioides sp. Arc9.136 genome:
- a CDS encoding NUDIX hydrolase — MSLHADALALLDGWSAPGAEQEALRERYVAHLRARPDGLERSCRPDHVTASTLVLDGAGERVLLTLHAKARQWFQLGGHCEAGDTTLAGAALREATEESGIAGLVVDPQPVHLSEHAVPFCGGPLPDGRPVHHLDVRFLALAPAGAAHAVSEESVDVAWWPVDALPNPDLAELVALGLARVRPGQSTTSPGGGSSRAAADQPSR; from the coding sequence GTGAGCCTGCACGCCGACGCGCTCGCGCTGCTCGACGGCTGGTCGGCACCGGGGGCGGAGCAGGAGGCGCTGCGCGAGCGGTACGTCGCGCACCTGCGCGCCCGCCCCGACGGGCTGGAGCGCTCGTGCCGGCCCGACCACGTCACGGCCAGCACGCTCGTCCTCGACGGCGCCGGCGAGCGGGTGCTGCTGACCCTCCACGCGAAGGCACGTCAGTGGTTCCAGCTCGGTGGGCACTGCGAAGCAGGTGACACCACGTTGGCCGGCGCCGCGCTGCGCGAGGCCACCGAGGAGTCGGGCATCGCGGGGCTCGTCGTCGACCCGCAGCCGGTGCACCTCTCCGAGCACGCCGTGCCGTTCTGCGGCGGGCCGCTGCCGGACGGCCGGCCGGTCCACCACCTCGACGTGCGGTTCCTGGCCCTCGCGCCCGCGGGCGCGGCGCACGCCGTGAGCGAGGAGTCGGTCGACGTGGCCTGGTGGCCGGTCGACGCGCTGCCGAACCCCGACCTGGCCGAGCTGGTCGCCCTGGGCCTCGCCCGCGTCCGCCCGGGTCAGTCGACGACCTCGCCCGGCGGTGGGTCGAGCCGGGCGGCGGCCGACCAGCCGAGCAGGTAG
- a CDS encoding M48 family metallopeptidase — MGARPDVEVRRSKRRRRTVSAYRDGERIVVLVPATLSRTEEADWVEKMVARLERSEQRRRPTDEDLLARARQLSDRYLGGIAAPESVRWVDNQTSRWGSCTPLDRTIRVSTRLQGMPSWVLDYVVVHELAHLIEPGHDARFWAWVDRYPQSERAKGYLLGWSAAARLDPPPGEVVD; from the coding sequence ATGGGTGCCCGGCCGGACGTGGAGGTGCGTCGCTCCAAGCGGCGGCGCCGCACCGTCTCGGCGTACCGCGACGGCGAGCGGATCGTCGTCCTCGTGCCCGCCACCCTCAGCCGCACCGAGGAGGCGGACTGGGTCGAGAAGATGGTCGCCCGGCTGGAGCGCTCCGAGCAGCGCCGCCGGCCCACCGACGAGGACCTGCTGGCCCGGGCGCGCCAGCTCAGCGACCGCTACCTCGGGGGGATCGCCGCTCCGGAGTCGGTCCGCTGGGTCGACAACCAGACCTCGCGCTGGGGGTCGTGCACGCCGCTGGACCGGACCATCCGGGTCTCGACGCGGCTGCAGGGCATGCCGTCGTGGGTGCTGGACTACGTGGTCGTCCATGAGCTGGCCCACCTGATCGAGCCGGGCCACGACGCCCGGTTCTGGGCCTGGGTCGACCGCTACCCCCAGTCCGAGCGGGCGAAGGGCTACCTGCTCGGCTGGTCGGCCGCCGCCCGGCTCGACCCACCGCCGGGCGAGGTCGTCGACTGA